The stretch of DNA ttgagtatatttattataagatcaattcgagaggataaacaatttcttttaacaattaattaatttaaatagaaaattaagcatatgagattttcatattttaatatttttttctaacaattcacaatatataccaaataatttaattaaataacggatacattttacacaagtaattcatgctttgagtcctaaactacccggactttagcattaatagttgtTACGCACGtactctcatcacctcatgcgtacgtagcccccacaattagcaataattattaatttaattacttatggggtaattttcccctcacaagattagacaagagacttacctcaacttgctccaatttaatccactagaaggccttttccacgattatccaactctatctggctcgaatctaaccaaaataattcgaaacaatcactaaaaattataggaatcaattccataagaaaataatacatttttcaataaaaatctaaaattaattcaaaaatcgtccgtgacgcccacgtatcggaatccgcacgaaagttacgaaatatgaatatccactcaaccacgagtctacccataccaaaattactaaattccgataacaattcggccctcaaatccgcaaatctatccaagagattttttaaacttttctaacttaattcaccaattaaatgataaaaatagtgatggattcgggtaatttaatcaatattaagttaagaacacttaccccgttgcttcatctgaaaatctcccaaaaatcgcctcaatccgagtttcaaatcgataaaaatggaaaatgatttcttctacgcggtcgcgaacttcctcacgcgatcgcgcaTCACAAATTTTTACTGCCcagaaaataaccctacgcgatcgcaaacaatgccacgtgATCGCGATACACAAGGTTccaactctatgcgatcgcatagagaaaacgcgtggcccagcttcctctccagtttcccctacgcgatcgcaaacaacgccatgcgatcgcgatgtacaGACTGACCCAACCTACgcaatcgcatagaacaaattatTTTGTtgcccaattaagcctacgcgatcgcaaccccattcacgcgatcgcgtagaacaaagtcgCATTTGCCCAAATTACTCTACGCAATCGCAGAcgaacttacgcgatcgcatataaggaaaatcagaagaaaataccagcagctattaGCTATCTctcaaaggccaaaaatgattcgctagccgtccgaaactcacccgagctcctcggaacctcaaccaaatatactaacaagtcccaaaatatcatacgaacttagtcgaaccctcaaatcacaccaaacaatgctaaaaccacgaatcatcctccaattcaagcttaatgaaacttaagatttccaacttctacattcggtaccgaaacctgtcaaatcaagtccgattgaccttaaattttgcacacaagtcataaatgacataacggagctataaaaatttttgaaactggattccaacaccgatattaaaaagtcaactacccggtcaaacttccaaacttaaattcttgttttagccatttcaagcctaatttaactacggatttctaaataaaatttcgaatacgttcctaagtccaaaatcaccatacggagctattgaaaccgtcaaatctcgattccgggttcgtttttttaaaatattgaccgaagtcaaacttaacattCTAAGGCcaatttaaggaaccaagtgttcctattTCAATCCGAACActcccaaatcccgaaccaatcattccctcaagtcataaattaataaaagcacatacaagaaATTTTATTTAGTGAaacggagttctaaaagtcaaaataaccggttggtTCATTACAATTTTCCTTTAATTAACATAAATACTATTGCTCCATAGGATGAGAGGTGTCGTAATTTGCTTTTGATTTTTTAAATAACTTGCTTTTGATTTCTCAATCGATGTCGTAATTTTCTTTGGACCTTGACTAATTGATATGAATTTGAGCCACGAAGTTTTACTTTAAGGTAAAATGTTCCTTATAAAATGTGATTCCAATTTAGTGCTCGAGCTCAAAATTTTTGCTTAAGGATAAAGGGTACTTATTACCCTACCATAACATGTGGTGGCCATTAAACATTTCAAACTTGTTGAGTACACATAATATTCTTAATTTAATTTTGAAATGTCTAATTTTCGTTTGTATCTAAATTGGTGTTTTCTTTGCATGTAATAAAGAACTTACAATGTGTTCCTATTTCATTTAAAACACCGCCTAACTTCTATTTTACTTCTGCTGTAGTAAAGCCTCGACATTATATATACAAGTAATTATTTGGCATTATGTACAGATTTATTAGCCATCACGCATGTTTCCACTGTTACCTTTATTAATTTCTGGCTTAATTGCAACTATTATAAGCGTAATTATACGAACTGAAAATGTCAGAGAAGATGATAAATAAATTGGTCTCTTCAAGACACTTCACTTTTCACTATTTAAGAAATTATCTCTTATTTTTAGCATTAAAAATATATTTCTTGAGTATTAATGacttaaaataatattataattCTATAATTTCAGTATATAGTTAATgattaataatttaaatatcgGTATCATATCAAGTATAAATGACGTCTTACAATGGTGAGGCGCTATTAGCATTTCAAGTAAAAATCTGTCGATTTGCTATTTTAAATACATAATCAAACTAAGCTGATACAATCTTTTCtagaaaaaaaaattagttaataATTTTGAGTTTATGTTATTCAGCAACTTGTGTAAATTTTGAGAAGATAGAAGGTAAATTTTAAGATTGTGcagtaataaaaaaaaatatacaaccACACCACACACAAATAAATGTataagtaataaataaataaacaatgaATTGAATAGAAAAAATCAGTGGAAAATACATATCTAAAGTGCATACAAGAATTAAAATGTACAATCTGATTGAGATATTTTGAAAATATCTTACGATAAGGAATCCTTAAAGCCTGTAAAAGGGCAAACCCTGTACAGAAGTCTCTTCAACCAATAAACTGTATttatttcaaataaggaaagaagaaggaaaaaaataaatagGGACCTTATcgtaaattaatttttatttttctttattttttccttaTATTGGTGAAATTTGATATTTCTAAGTTCATATATGCCTATTACTCTGAAGCAAAGCATGCCAAAGAAGACTCTTGATATACATAATCCTCATTCCAccttcatcatcaacaacaagaaataaaataaaatcttaatgtttaattaaaaaaaaattattcatggAGATAAAACGACTTCTTGATTTCAAGACAATTGTTTTGCAAAATCGAAATAAAAATTTATAAACGGTCTCGTAGTGAAAAAGGCATAAGTTTTTGCATTATGCATATGGTGTTCCTCTATACCTAATTTCTTTTTATCTTTTAACTTCAAAAATAGCTCAATTGATCTTCTGATAATAAgacaatttaaaatttaaattattcATGAGATGGAAGTCAAGGGGGGAGATTTGAGGAAATTAAACTTAGGGGAGTAGTTGTGCAATATTGTTTAGAAGCCATTGATCATAAATAGGCATACGTTGAATTGCCATATGCCACACACAAAGGACCACAAAAGACACCAATAGGGTTTTAATCATTGCACTCAATCTTAGATCCAAAAAAATACCACCCCTATCACTTTTCTAGATACATGTGAAAATCCTCTAACCCCATATAAGACAGTCCACGTCATCCAAGAAAATCTCAACAACCAAACATAACTTGCCATGTCATCAGATAAGAAACACTTTTTTTTATTATTCCTCAAAGAATTTTAGGTATGGTACTTTCAGTTTTATGATAGAACAAAGGAAATCCATGAGTGCCCATGATAAGGATTAGATAGTATCTTCAACCTGTTTTTCACTGCCTCTCTTTGTTACAAATTTGCCCCATACTTGATAAAATGAAATAACAAGATGACCATGCACCTTTTATTCAAATTTATTATATTCAagataatattaaattatttatgaaaaagaaagatTTTGTTTTGAATTGTAGAATTGGAACTTTTGAAATATTTCATTGTATCTAGGACATCTAGATAGATATTTGTTTCCTCCTCTTGTATTTCTCTGTAAAAACAAAAATGAACTGAATATTTTTCAATATACAAAAAAAGTAAGTTTATATTTTTGGGTATATGAAAAGTTTTAATTGAACATGTTTACATAAACTGATTGAACTATAGATAAAAAATATCCACACACGGATCATATTCGAGGAGGAAGGGATCGAGATTTATCAAAGTTGGTTAACTAACGAGTTTGTGACGTATCTAACAAATCTTTATGTATTAGTTTCACATTATCTTTTCTTCATAGTAATTCTTTTTGAGAATTTGAATGCGTTTGAACTTATTTCAAACTGTTATTGACTTGTTTAAAATTAACTATCTATAATTGTTTTCACTTCAAGATTTTGATCCTAATCGATTAGTCCTTTGACTCAAGCGAAACACATAATAAGTCATTATGTCACAACTTACCAAGAAGTTTACAACAAAAGTTTTATAAATAATGCACTAGTAAGGATATTTTAGTAAATGAAGTAAAATGTATAGTTGTACTGCAAAAAAGTGCAAAAACAGGTAAATGTACGTAGAGAGAAATTCTAACACAAAGCAGTAGTGGTCCATTCAATAGTTGTAGCGTTTCTTTGTCCCTTTCTTCTGTACTGATCTCAATCACTCAAAGGCCAaaacaccccaatctcttcacaGACACAGAGGGGAACTGTCTCTGCTATATCTAGTGAACTCATCAACAAATCTTAGCCTTTTATCTTCCTATTCCTATATACATCTCCCGTGACCACTGTACCTAAAACCCTCTCTTTCTTTCTATTTCTCAGGGTTCCATTTTATATATTTGGTTTATTTTTATACATATGCCAAACCCCAAAACCCTTCTGAATTCCTTTATTTAAATACCCTCATTTCCATCCTTAGATATTTCCCATTTTTCAAAGTGCTTTCTTGAATTCAGTGCTTTATCTTCTTTCCTAGCTCAATTCTCTCTTCTTCTTAAGTTAGATTCTTTTGGATCGGAGTTAGTTAATTCTAAGAGGTGTTTGTttattttactccatttgttTTGTTTGGTGAGTTGAAGCCAAATTTTTCTTAATGTTTCTGGTGGATTCTTGGACCAAGTATAGAGGGAACTGGTGCTGAAAAGTGTTTAGTTCATtgactttttttaaaatttatattagTGCTTTGGGAAGTTTGGTTTATAGTGAGAAAAAGTATACTTTATAGGGGTTTGGTCTATTTCCCATAAAAAACACTACTTCCTTGGAAAACTTCACCAAACCAATACATTCTTGCCAATTGGTTCCTTTTGTTCTTCATGTTATTTCATACTTCACTTTTTTCCCCAATTTGGAAGTTCATTTCTGAATTGCAGGCCTAAGAATTCGCCTGATTTGTGAGAATTAAGTCTGAATTGCTTAATGGGGTTTTCAAGAATTCATCATTAAATTCCAAGATTTCAATTCTTGAATTTCTTCTCTGTTTCTCTTTAGTACAATGTCTTGTTTAACTGGAGGTGGAAGGGCAGCTTATAAATTGGATTTAGAAATTATAAAATCTCCATCTAATTCATGGACTTCACAATCATCTTCACCTTCTTCAACTCTTTCAGAATCTAGCAATTCTCCTATTGCAATTTCCACTAGAAAACCTCGAACCCCTCGAAAAAGGCCTAACCAAACTTACAATGAAGCAGCAGCCCTTCTATCCACAGCCTATCCTAAAATATTCAACACAAAACACCTCACTAAGCCTTGCAAATTTACCAAGCCACACTACCCCTTCTCATATGAATCCTCAGAGTTGGTTGTGCCTTACCAAATGGTCGAAAATTCGGGTTTTTTACTCCATCCTCCATtgctagaaaaacccaattgCCCAATTGAGCAAAGGTTAGTGAATTCTTGTGACAAGCCATGCCAAAGTCCAGGGGAAATTGATTCCAAAGGCAGTAGTTCATTAGAGGTTTGTGATGAATTTGAAGAAGATTTTGATGCAGAGTCTATTTTGGATGAGGAAATTGAAGAGAGTGTCAATATTGATAGTATTATGGGGAAGCTAAATGTGGAGAATGAATCATTGAATGAGTCCAATTTTAGTTATAGCAATAGCAGCCACCAACACAATTTTGGTACGTGTTATGGTTTTCCAATAGGACTAGGATTTGAAAATAGATACCAATATGATTTTGGCATGAGAAGTGGGGTGCGACCATTGAGAAATGTTGATGACGGAGATTGGTGGAAGTATCCTAGTGTAAATGTTATCGACATTACACCGAAATTCAAACCGCCggtagaaaagaagaaaaagaaattagAGAAACCGGTGGAATTAAGGGGTTCAGAATCATCATCAGCAAAGGATAATTCAATTACTAAGAGGACGAACAAGGATAATTCAAGTCAATCAATCAAAGAAGAGGTCGACATtccaaaaccaaaatcgacgTTGCTTCTAAAATTGAACTACGACAACGTTTTGAACGCGTGGTCCGATAAGGAATCGCCGTTCTCCGATGAAATTCCGGGATCGGAGGCTGCCGGAAATGATGTCCAAGTAAGTGTCTTTGGAATTCCATGAGCAATTGAAACTTTGATTCTGTTATTTTAGTTAAAAGTGGTAGCATACTAAGATAAACTGCAACATACCTTTGGACCACGACACGTGCATCTCACGCTTTTCTCTTTCTATATTTtcttaaatgtatatatatattttaaaagttttctGCTTTTTATTTGACTCGTTTTCCTTTATGTGCAATTCATGACATAATATTCAAGTTGGTAGTTGGCATCAAAGCGATGTTACAGTCTACTTCTTTCCAGCTTGAAAGTGGGACCTTTTTGACACACTAATGTACTCTTTTACAAAATTAGAAAAGTTCAATATTTTTTCtattctttttaataatattattatttttttctatttccGTTTTCGACATAACTACGTCTATGCATCCTTAACATACAACAACACATAATGAttactatattttttttaattactttTCTTAATATTTTATTCAAGAATATGTTGTTAACGTAATAAATGCTTCCAAAAGAAATAATGACATTGTTTTATTATCAAATTATTTATTACTATTTCAAGTAGGTCATTCTGTCAAGAGCATATTCTATAATATCGAGTGTCTTGTAATTATGTAATTGTTTTCACCCTTTTGTGCTTTCCTTCTTGGTGGCATCTTTCTCTTCTTAGAACTATttaaaatcaataaaattgaagAATGTATAGGAATATGACAtaatttgtttccttttttatttttcgaGATTCTGATTTTCTTAAATTAAATTTGTATGCAGGCCAGATTAGCACAAATAGACTTATTTTCAGAGAATGGAGGAATAAGAGAGGCTAGTGTGTTACGTTACAAAGAAAAACGACGCACACGTTTGTTCTCTAAAAAAATTAGATAtcaagttagaaaagtcaacgcTGACCGACGACCCAGAATGAAGGTACCGTTATTATGAAAGGATTTAGCTTAGATACATTGATACGTGAaagaatttttatattatcaataaATTTAGCTTGTTTTAGCTGGTTGCTTATCATATTTTTAAGTCAATAATTTTCTTTATTATTTGTAGTTTACCTTTAGTTATTTTCTAGATAGTAATATAAAGAATTTCTTGCATTATCAAtatttaaaagttaaactcatcATGAAAAGAGCAGCTTGAGTTTTATGAAAATGTAATTTGGCCTCTAAATTTTCTAAATTCGGTCTTAATGAGTTTATAGTACTTCAAGTGTTCGATTAATatttcgttttatttatttatttatttatttattattattattatatttgaaAGGAAGGTTCTCCTTTTTCATTTTcacaaaagaaaggaaaattattCCTTCCTTTCGCTTCCTTTCCCTTATTTTCAGGCTTATATGATATTAAGAAGGTGTCTATTTGTTTTAATCAGTAAATCATTGTCCCTACAATTTTCTATACATTCTTTTCCGTTTTCTTAATATAATTCAATGAAGGAACAAATGAGCCATATTTCTATTTCTCCAAACATAAGATAAACTTTTCTTTGTTTTGACCACTAACATTAGAAAATGAACTCTTACCTCAATCATTTTGGTAGCAAAGTTAAAATCACATTGTGGAGATCTATAATGTCATATAAAGGCATTTAACTTTAGGGAATGATGTTTTTATTTTCATGATTAACGATAGATATTTGTATTAATAAGGGTTGGGGTGAAATGATAAAAAAAATCTATTTAATTGGATGTTCGAGTTAAAGTTTCAAGAATTTAAAAACTTATGATAGGGAGCATTTTTcatttaataaaattaaaaaaaaagagtaaaaatagACATTTGCAATCATTTCTGAATGATTGTTTATTTTTCAAATCACTTTTGGACTTTTGGTATAGTTGGAGTAAGTACGgttctctttttattttattttttaaatgaatTGTTTTTCCAAATAACTCGGTAATCTTGAGAATTTTGAAAGGAAAAAGTCGATTATAGGTTTAAGAATTCGtttaaatttttttcttaaatCCTCGTTCATTGGACATATATTATTAAACGGAATTATAAATAAAACTAACGAAGGGCAAGAAAGTGTTTTCTTTTGGAAGTACGTATAACTCCACTTAATTAACATCAATATAAGTAAATTAGGTTCCATTTTTTTCATTGGTATTTACTGTATAATCCCATTTCATGTCATTAGTAGTCTCTTAATTTCGGCTTGACATTGATAAGAATTGAGTCCGGTTGTATTTGTACAAGCTAATTTCAATTCAACCTATAAAGTTCTTTAAAATCATTTATACACACCCCAAATTATCGTTATTCTATTTGGacctcaaatatatatttttcttaattCTTGCAGGGTCGGTTTGTGAAAAGCCCAAATTcaccagagagagagagagcaaggATGAAGAGTTGATTTATCTAGAATTTTAggatatttttccctttttatttttgGATATTTTCAGTTTTGTTACTTctatttcattatttttctttttaaagttATTCTGCCTTGTTACAATTAGAATAAAAGTACCGAGGAAGATAGACTAGTTAAGACAATGAATATGAAGCAGAATAGTTGAAATTTTTCATCTTCTCATGTTTGCTTTGTTTGTTTCCTTCTCTAGTTTCATTTGCACCTAGATAATGTTTTTCAGACAAAAAATCCAGTTCCgacatcttttatatatatatatatatatatatatatatatatatatatataaacatagTAGATTTTGCTATCAGTTAATATACTGTAATAACAATACATATTCCTAATTTATCAGCCTaatacaacaacaaatgaaataattgaattgatcTAGACCAGAATGGCAAGTTGGTATAATAAACACCGACGATGTGTAGATTCTGAGAAACACTAGACCATATTATTAGGTCTATCGTAGATAACCTTATCTTTCATTTCTACAAGATCAAGTTCACAAAACTTTATCACGTTATCATACATTTCTATACAATTCACGAGATCAACAAGAggcaaaaaaaatgaaaaaggaagaAGAGGTAAAGGATTGTAGAGCATCTACCTCAGTCCTCATTACATGTGATGATTGCAATACAACAAGGAATGAGTTTTAGAAAGATGTTACTTAATATACAGTTGAGAACATGGGCTGTGTTTAACACATTCAAATCCACAAAGATAAAGGTGAATTTTCAACCAGTTGTGAAAAAAAAAACAGATAAGGGTCTGATTTGCCTCTTTACTATTATAAATAGGCCTTATTTACCATTCGTTTATGTTTTCTATCAAAAATATCTCTACAGTTATACATTAGGTTCATATTTACCCCTTACACGTTAAAATAGGTCACATTTGCATTTCGTTATACTTTAAGATCATATTTACCCCTATACTCTTCAAAAAGGGTTATATTTGCCCATTGTTATACTTTCTTGACATATTATCCTTACAATTATACCCTACATTTACCCTCATCCGATAGATCGCCATGTCCCACCTTTGTTTTCCTACATGGCAcctatttggatttttttttttctaatttaaaTATGGTTacctatttaagataatttaaccCGCCCACCCAATTTAAATAAGACTTCATTAACTCCATTGTTGTGAAACTTTTTATAATTTACTTTAGTTACTGCAATAATTGTGAGTTGTATTAGATTAGTAATTTTGAGTTTAAAGTTATTGTTTGCCAATATGTTGCCGCTGCCATAACTATTGTATTTCACACAATCTTCATAAATTGtgtgaaataattaaataaatcaatTAGAGATAACACTATAGTTTCGTTCACTAGTGCACTGTCCAAAATTTTCTCGCTCTCCGAAAAACATGAAGCTGACCCGGAGAAGAGAGATGGACGAGTGGGGGAGGGGAGGGGATTGGGAATTATGATTTCCATTTATTTTAGTTAGTGTATCTTATTTAAATTGGGTGGGCAggttaaattatcttaaataggtgaccatatttaaattggaagaaaaagaaatccATATAGGCCCCATGTAGGAAAACAAAGGTGGGACATGGCGATCTACCGGATGAGGATAAATGTAGGgtataattgtaaggataaatatgtcaagaaagtataacgaaaggcaaatgtaaccctttttgaagagtagaagggtaaatatgatcctaaagtataacgaagggcaaatgtaaccATTTTTAACGTGTAAGGAGTAAATATGAACCTAATGTATAACAGTAAAGATATTTTTGATAGAAAAATTAAACTGAGGGTAAATAAAGCGTATTTATGATAGTAAAGGGGCAAATCATACCTTTATCCGGAAAGAAAATCTTCTTCTCTCTATTCAAATTTTAATAGGTGGGTATAGTTATCCCGTACTTGTGCTAGTGGGAGGTTACGAATATTTGATAAAATTACTCGAGATACGCACAAATTGGCTAGACACCACTGTCATCGGAAAATCCCCTCGTCTAAGAAAAACCTATCTCTTAATTTGTAATTGCAAATATATCATATTCGAGGAGGCAGAGATCAAGCAATTTAAAGTTTGTTAACAATACAAATTTGTATTATATTTGACAAATCATTTTGTATTTGatttcacttctaatgtttattAAGTGCCACGCTATTTTTTCATCGTAATTCTTTTGAGAACTAGAACATGCTTGAACTTGTTTCAAGGTTGTTACTGACTTGTTTTAAACTAATCATTCAACAATCGTTTCCCTTCAAGATCTTAATTCGTTAGATTTGAATCTTTGATTCGAAGAATCATATCTTATGAAAGGCATAACAAGTCATATACTCTCCTCACAAATTATCAAGAAGGTTAAAATAATTTTCTTAGAAATAATGCTTTTGTAAGGGCATTTTAGCAAATTATCGAAGAGAATATGTGATTGTAATGCAAAAGTATATATAGGGAAATTGTTACACAAAGCAATAGTGGTCCACTCAATAGTTGTAGCCTTTGTTTGTTCTTTTCCTCTGAATTCAGata from Nicotiana tomentosiformis chromosome 11, ASM39032v3, whole genome shotgun sequence encodes:
- the LOC117272945 gene encoding protein CHLOROPLAST IMPORT APPARATUS 2-like; translation: MSCLTGGGRAAYKLDLEIIKSPSNSWTSQSSSPSSTLSESSNSPIAISTRKPRTPRKRPNQTYNEAAALLSTAYPKIFNTKHLTKPCKFTKPHYPFSYESSELVVPYQMVENSGFLLHPPLLEKPNCPIEQRLVNSCDKPCQSPGEIDSKGSSSLEVCDEFEEDFDAESILDEEIEESVNIDSIMGKLNVENESLNESNFSYSNSSHQHNFGTCYGFPIGLGFENRYQYDFGMRSGVRPLRNVDDGDWWKYPSVNVIDITPKFKPPVEKKKKKLEKPVELRGSESSSAKDNSITKRTNKDNSSQSIKEEVDIPKPKSTLLLKLNYDNVLNAWSDKESPFSDEIPGSEAAGNDVQARLAQIDLFSENGGIREASVLRYKEKRRTRLFSKKIRYQVRKVNADRRPRMKGRFVKSPNSPERERARMKS